Proteins encoded by one window of Kribbella italica:
- a CDS encoding PLP-dependent aminotransferase family protein, giving the protein MTDGRANPEAGADLHLDLTGSRGRADLVSALHTSIRSGRLVPGTRLPSSRTLAKDLGIARNTVADAYGQLVAEGWLTARQGSGTVVAGRPGVTPPPAPSEPTPTRRFRYNLQPGSPDVSTFPRTEWLAAARKALSAAPNEAFGYGDPRGRPELRRMLADYLARARGVHADPERILICSGYVQALNLLSETLRNQGATTIGVEEFGYSLHWDVIRTRGLTAAPVPVDEYGVLPDQLTGQAVLLTPAHQMPTGVPMVAERRTAALEWARRTGAVLIEDDYDGEFRYDRQTVGALQTLDPERVVYTGTASKSLAPGLRLAWMVVPQQLMEPLLAAKRTADLQTATLDQLILAEYIESGHYDRHVRRSRLHYRRRRDRLVELLGVRAPGVQLAGISAGLHVLLDVPGDAQDMVDRAARQGLGIANLNAYHFHGNSTRQALVVGYGTPPDHSYSGALDLLCQVLGVLD; this is encoded by the coding sequence ATGACCGATGGAAGGGCCAATCCCGAGGCGGGTGCCGATCTGCACCTCGACCTGACGGGCAGCCGTGGCCGGGCCGATCTGGTCTCGGCCCTGCACACCTCGATCCGCAGCGGCCGGCTGGTCCCCGGCACCCGGCTGCCGTCGTCCCGGACGCTCGCCAAGGACCTGGGCATCGCCCGGAACACCGTCGCGGACGCCTACGGCCAGCTGGTCGCCGAGGGCTGGCTGACCGCGCGCCAAGGCTCCGGCACAGTGGTGGCAGGCCGTCCCGGCGTGACCCCGCCGCCTGCCCCGAGCGAGCCGACTCCCACGCGCCGGTTCCGCTACAACCTGCAGCCGGGCTCGCCCGACGTGTCCACCTTCCCGCGGACCGAGTGGCTCGCTGCCGCCCGTAAGGCGCTGTCGGCCGCCCCGAACGAGGCCTTCGGGTACGGCGACCCGCGCGGCCGCCCCGAGCTGCGCCGGATGCTCGCCGACTACCTGGCCCGGGCCCGCGGCGTCCACGCCGACCCGGAGCGCATCCTGATCTGCTCCGGCTACGTCCAGGCGCTCAACCTGCTCAGCGAGACGCTCCGCAACCAGGGGGCGACGACGATCGGCGTGGAGGAGTTCGGCTACAGCCTGCACTGGGACGTGATCCGCACCCGTGGCCTGACCGCGGCACCGGTCCCGGTCGACGAGTACGGCGTACTGCCGGACCAGCTGACCGGCCAGGCTGTGCTGCTCACGCCGGCGCACCAGATGCCGACCGGCGTACCGATGGTGGCCGAGCGACGTACGGCCGCCTTGGAGTGGGCCCGCAGAACCGGCGCGGTCCTGATCGAGGACGACTACGACGGCGAGTTTCGCTACGACCGGCAGACCGTAGGCGCGCTGCAGACGCTGGACCCGGAGCGAGTCGTCTACACCGGTACGGCGAGCAAGAGCCTCGCGCCCGGGCTGCGGCTGGCCTGGATGGTCGTGCCGCAGCAGCTGATGGAGCCGCTGCTCGCGGCGAAGCGTACGGCGGACCTGCAGACGGCCACGCTCGACCAGCTGATCCTGGCCGAGTACATCGAGTCGGGCCACTACGACCGGCACGTACGACGCTCCCGGCTGCACTACCGCCGTCGCCGCGACCGCCTGGTCGAGCTGCTCGGCGTACGGGCGCCCGGCGTACAGCTGGCTGGTATCTCGGCCGGGCTGCACGTGCTGCTCGACGTACCGGGTGATGCTCAGGACATGGTCGACCGGGCGGCCCGCCAGGGCCTCGGCATCGCCAATCTGAACGCGTACCACTTCCACGGCAACTCGACCCGCCAGGCGCTCGTCGTCGGGTACGGCACGCCGCCGGACCACTCGTACTCCGGAGCGCTGGACCTGCTCTGCCAGGTGTTAGGCGTTCTTGACTAG
- a CDS encoding FAD-dependent oxidoreductase — protein MRVIVVGAGVIGLSSAVRLAEAGYDVGVFARDLPLETTSAVAAAIWYPFLSAPAERVAGWARTTYGELVELARNEPSVQLRRGQEYLTQSTPVPGWADVLTDFERVGVPPKGFKDGWSFTTPVVEMPLYLQYLVKRLEAAGGSLTRAALSALPNTADVVVNCAGLGSRLTAGDPTVTPVRGQVLTVEQFGLTEWLLADESPTDLTYVVPRSKDIVIGGTSQPDSWDLAVRPDTAEAILDRAAVHIPQLKQAKIIKHRVGLRPARPAVRCESVRVGDQTVVHCYGHGGSGVTLSWGCADEVLALVKNA, from the coding sequence ATGCGCGTGATCGTGGTGGGTGCCGGCGTGATCGGGCTGAGCTCGGCGGTCCGGCTGGCTGAGGCCGGGTACGACGTCGGGGTGTTCGCGCGGGACCTGCCGCTGGAGACGACATCGGCGGTCGCGGCCGCGATCTGGTACCCGTTCCTGTCGGCTCCGGCGGAGCGGGTCGCCGGGTGGGCCCGGACGACGTACGGCGAGCTGGTGGAACTGGCCCGGAACGAGCCGTCGGTGCAGCTGCGGCGCGGCCAGGAGTACCTGACCCAGTCGACGCCGGTCCCCGGCTGGGCGGACGTGCTCACCGACTTCGAGCGGGTCGGAGTGCCGCCGAAGGGGTTCAAGGACGGCTGGTCGTTCACCACTCCGGTGGTCGAGATGCCGCTCTACCTGCAGTACCTGGTCAAGCGGCTGGAGGCCGCCGGCGGGTCGCTGACCCGTGCCGCGCTCTCAGCTCTGCCGAACACGGCTGACGTCGTCGTGAACTGCGCGGGCCTCGGCTCCCGGCTCACCGCTGGAGACCCGACCGTCACGCCCGTCCGCGGGCAGGTGCTGACCGTTGAGCAGTTCGGCCTGACCGAGTGGCTGCTGGCCGACGAGAGCCCGACCGACCTCACGTACGTCGTACCGCGGTCCAAGGACATCGTCATCGGTGGCACCAGCCAGCCCGACAGCTGGGACCTGGCTGTCCGGCCCGACACCGCCGAGGCGATCCTCGACCGGGCAGCCGTGCACATCCCGCAGCTCAAGCAGGCCAAGATCATCAAGCACCGCGTCGGTCTGCGCCCAGCTCGTCCGGCGGTCCGCTGCGAGAGCGTGCGCGTCGGCGACCAGACCGTCGTGCACTGCTACGGCCACGGCGGCTCCGGCGTCACCCTGTCGTGGGGCTGCGCCGACGAGGTGCTGGCGCTAGTCAAGAACGCCTAA
- a CDS encoding isocitrate lyase/PEP mutase family protein produces the protein MSQAETLRSLHHADIPLLLPNAWDPVSARIVAEAGYPAVATSSGAAARVIGYDDGQLTPPGEMFAVVARMVRAVDVPVTADMEAGYGLSPREFAERLLETGAAGCNLEDSTGSGLTEQERHAEYLAGVREVAGADLVVNARIDSFLHGGTVADAIARGRAYRRAGADCVYPIFAPVESLAELKDSVGGPLNAHAAPNGPTAAQLVAAGATRISYGTSLHTHLMDSFRKLLPELS, from the coding sequence ATGAGCCAAGCGGAAACACTGCGGTCATTGCACCACGCCGACATCCCACTGCTGCTGCCGAACGCCTGGGACCCGGTCAGCGCGCGGATCGTCGCCGAAGCCGGCTACCCGGCGGTGGCGACCAGCAGCGGCGCGGCCGCCCGGGTGATCGGGTACGACGACGGCCAGCTCACTCCGCCGGGCGAGATGTTCGCTGTGGTCGCTCGGATGGTCCGGGCGGTCGACGTACCGGTGACCGCGGACATGGAGGCCGGGTACGGGCTGAGCCCGCGGGAGTTCGCGGAGCGGCTGCTGGAGACCGGTGCCGCGGGGTGCAACCTGGAGGACTCGACCGGGAGCGGGTTGACTGAGCAGGAGCGGCACGCGGAGTACTTGGCCGGCGTACGGGAGGTCGCGGGGGCCGACCTGGTCGTCAACGCCCGGATCGACTCGTTCCTGCACGGCGGGACGGTCGCCGACGCGATCGCTCGCGGCCGGGCGTACCGGAGGGCCGGTGCGGACTGCGTGTACCCGATCTTCGCGCCGGTGGAGTCGCTCGCCGAACTCAAGGACAGCGTCGGTGGGCCGCTCAATGCGCACGCGGCACCGAACGGCCCGACGGCCGCACAGCTGGTCGCAGCCGGCGCGACCCGGATCTCGTACGGCACCAGCTTGCACACCCACCTGATGGACAGCTTCCGGAAGCTGCTGCCCGAGCTCAGCTGA
- a CDS encoding protein meaA, giving the protein MTAKDRPWVMRTYAGHSSAAESNALFRRNLAKGQTGLSVAFDLPTQTGYDPDHVLAKGEVGKVGVPVAHLGDVRALFDAIPLAQMNTSMTINATAMWLLALYQVAAQEQGATPDELTGTTQNDIVKEYLSRGTYAFPPDASLRLTTDLIAYTVTNVPQWNPINICSYHLQEAGATPVQELAFALSTAVAVLDRVRDGGQVPAERFGDVVQRISFFVNAGVRFIEETCKMRAFVRLWDEICRNRYGVTDAKARRLRYGVQVNSLGLTEAQPENNVQRIVLEMLGVTLSKNARARAVQLPAWNEALGLPRPWDQQWSLRMQQVLAYESDLLEYEDIFDGSHVIEAKVAELVEGAREEIDRIQAMGGAIAAVETGYLKQALVASHAERRQRIESGEHVVVGVNKFENTEPSPLTADLDTAIQTADPGAEAAALKSLEQWRSLRDPSAVEEALASLREAAKGTDNLMPATLTCVRAGVTTGEWSGVLREMFGEYRAPTGVSGSVGVSGAGAEIAAVRTKVAATADELGGRLRFLVGKPGLDGHSNGAEQVAVRARDVGFEVIYQGIRLTPEQIVAAAVAEDVHCVGLSILSGSHMELVPQVVAGLRDAGLSDVPVVVGGIVPDGDARALKSAGVAAVYTPKDYDLTGMMSDVVDVIRRAHGL; this is encoded by the coding sequence ATGACCGCGAAGGACCGACCCTGGGTGATGCGCACGTACGCCGGCCACTCGTCGGCGGCCGAGTCCAACGCGCTGTTCCGGCGCAACCTGGCCAAGGGCCAGACCGGGCTCTCGGTCGCCTTCGACCTGCCCACGCAGACCGGCTACGACCCGGACCACGTGCTGGCCAAGGGCGAGGTCGGCAAGGTCGGCGTACCGGTCGCGCACCTGGGCGACGTCCGGGCGCTGTTCGACGCGATCCCGCTCGCGCAGATGAACACCTCGATGACGATCAACGCGACCGCGATGTGGCTGCTCGCGCTCTACCAGGTCGCCGCGCAGGAGCAGGGCGCGACGCCGGACGAGCTGACCGGGACGACGCAGAACGACATCGTGAAGGAGTACCTGTCCCGCGGGACCTACGCGTTCCCGCCGGACGCGTCGCTGCGGCTGACCACGGACCTGATCGCGTACACGGTCACCAACGTCCCGCAGTGGAACCCGATCAACATCTGCAGCTACCACCTCCAGGAGGCCGGCGCGACGCCGGTGCAGGAGCTGGCGTTCGCGCTGTCGACGGCGGTCGCCGTACTGGATCGTGTCCGCGACGGCGGTCAGGTGCCGGCGGAGCGGTTCGGCGACGTGGTGCAGCGGATCTCGTTCTTCGTCAACGCCGGCGTCCGGTTCATCGAGGAGACCTGCAAGATGCGGGCCTTCGTGCGGCTGTGGGACGAGATCTGCCGGAACCGGTACGGCGTGACCGACGCCAAGGCCCGTCGGCTGCGGTACGGCGTTCAGGTGAACTCGCTCGGCCTGACCGAGGCGCAGCCGGAGAACAACGTGCAGCGGATCGTGCTGGAGATGCTCGGCGTGACGCTGTCGAAGAACGCGCGCGCCCGTGCGGTCCAGCTGCCGGCCTGGAACGAGGCGCTCGGCCTGCCGCGGCCGTGGGACCAGCAGTGGTCGCTGCGGATGCAGCAGGTGCTGGCGTACGAGTCGGACCTGCTGGAGTACGAGGACATCTTCGACGGCTCGCACGTGATCGAGGCGAAGGTCGCCGAGCTGGTCGAGGGCGCCCGCGAGGAGATCGACCGGATCCAGGCGATGGGCGGAGCGATCGCGGCGGTCGAGACCGGGTACCTGAAGCAGGCGCTGGTCGCGTCGCACGCCGAACGGCGGCAGCGGATCGAGTCCGGTGAGCACGTGGTGGTCGGGGTCAACAAGTTCGAGAACACCGAGCCGTCGCCGCTGACCGCCGACCTGGACACCGCGATCCAGACCGCGGACCCCGGCGCCGAGGCGGCCGCGCTGAAGTCGCTGGAGCAGTGGCGTTCTCTGCGCGACCCTTCGGCGGTCGAGGAGGCGTTGGCCTCGCTGCGGGAGGCGGCCAAGGGGACGGACAACCTGATGCCGGCGACGCTGACCTGTGTGCGGGCCGGGGTGACGACGGGCGAGTGGTCCGGCGTACTGCGGGAGATGTTCGGCGAGTACCGGGCGCCGACCGGAGTGTCGGGCTCGGTCGGGGTCTCCGGTGCGGGCGCCGAGATCGCCGCCGTACGGACCAAGGTCGCGGCGACCGCTGATGAGCTGGGCGGGCGGCTGCGGTTCCTGGTCGGCAAGCCCGGTCTGGACGGCCACTCGAACGGCGCCGAGCAGGTCGCCGTACGGGCTCGTGACGTCGGGTTCGAGGTGATCTACCAGGGGATCCGGCTGACGCCCGAGCAGATCGTCGCCGCCGCGGTCGCCGAGGACGTGCACTGCGTCGGCCTGTCGATCCTGTCCGGCTCCCACATGGAACTGGTCCCGCAGGTCGTCGCCGGCCTGCGCGACGCCGGACTGTCCGACGTACCGGTCGTGGTCGGCGGCATCGTGCCCGACGGCGACGCCCGCGCGCTGAAATCAGCAGGCGTCGCCGCCGTCTACACCCCGAAGGACTACGACCTGACCGGCATGATGTCCGACGTGGTCGACGTCATCCGCCGCGCGCACGGTCTCTAG
- a CDS encoding STAS domain-containing protein: MLAPTPIAGSVNDNNVVRLAGLLDVRSVGDVRQLLNDLIDRTDGDVVVDLEAVEALDATGLGLLVATHRRTQLLGRRLVLRHPVPSVVRILAVTRLHRILAVERTPLPISA, encoded by the coding sequence ATGCTCGCACCGACCCCAATCGCAGGTTCCGTCAACGACAACAACGTGGTCCGCCTCGCCGGGCTGCTCGACGTCCGCTCGGTGGGCGACGTCCGCCAGCTGCTCAACGACCTGATAGACCGCACCGACGGCGACGTGGTGGTCGACCTGGAGGCGGTCGAAGCGCTCGACGCCACCGGGCTCGGGCTGCTGGTCGCCACCCACCGCCGGACCCAGCTGCTCGGGCGGCGCCTCGTCCTGCGGCACCCGGTTCCCTCGGTGGTCCGGATCCTCGCGGTCACCCGGCTGCACCGGATCCTCGCGGTCGAGAGGACGCCACTCCCGATCTCCGCGTAG
- a CDS encoding alpha/beta hydrolase family protein: MISRRRVLVGGSALLAGLSGCSNPSAPAEGAQQIRYGDDESQVADLFLPPGSEKVPAVVVIHGGFWMSGYGKELATPLAEDLAKNGVAGYAIEYRRVGNGGGWPATFDDVGAAIDALADQPRIAVDRVVAVGHSAGGHLAVWAAARSGRVMLKGAVSQAGVLDLINAYDAQVGGDAVVQLMGATPTEDKKRYAASSPYEQLPLKVPVALVHGTRDGQVPLDQSQRYLAAAQKAGGVVTLTELPGVGHFELIDPKHDAWATCRKETLRLLS, translated from the coding sequence ATGATCAGCAGACGACGCGTGCTCGTGGGTGGCTCCGCCTTGCTGGCCGGGCTGAGCGGGTGCTCGAATCCGTCCGCGCCTGCCGAGGGCGCGCAGCAGATTCGGTACGGCGACGACGAGTCGCAGGTTGCTGACCTCTTCCTCCCGCCGGGGTCTGAGAAGGTCCCGGCGGTCGTGGTGATCCACGGCGGGTTCTGGATGAGTGGGTACGGCAAGGAGTTGGCTACGCCGCTGGCCGAGGACCTGGCGAAGAACGGGGTCGCGGGGTACGCGATCGAGTACCGGCGCGTTGGCAACGGCGGTGGCTGGCCGGCGACGTTCGACGACGTCGGCGCGGCCATCGACGCGCTGGCCGATCAGCCGCGGATCGCTGTCGATCGGGTGGTCGCCGTAGGACACTCGGCCGGCGGCCATCTCGCCGTCTGGGCCGCCGCTCGGTCAGGCCGCGTGATGTTGAAGGGCGCGGTGTCCCAGGCCGGCGTGCTCGACCTCATCAACGCGTACGACGCGCAGGTCGGCGGTGACGCGGTCGTGCAGCTGATGGGGGCCACGCCGACCGAGGACAAGAAGCGGTACGCCGCCTCCTCGCCGTACGAGCAGCTGCCGTTGAAGGTCCCGGTCGCCCTGGTCCACGGCACTCGCGACGGCCAGGTGCCGCTCGACCAGAGCCAGCGCTACCTGGCCGCCGCGCAGAAGGCCGGCGGCGTGGTGACCCTGACCGAGCTGCCCGGCGTCGGGCACTTCGAGCTGATCGACCCGAAGCACGACGCCTGGGCCACCTGCCGCAAGGAGACCCTGCGACTGCTCAGCTGA
- a CDS encoding carboxymuconolactone decarboxylase family protein, which translates to MSTTTKRRVKVASLAPEFYQAMIALDAQSATGLDPLLAHLVRIRASQLNGCAYCLDMHTLDARHEGETEQRLHLLAAWREAGKFFTAKEQAALALTESITLISVDHVPDAVYDLAAEQFDDKELAQLISLIVCINAWNRIGVTNRLEPGHYSPS; encoded by the coding sequence ATGAGCACAACGACGAAGCGACGGGTCAAGGTGGCCTCGCTGGCCCCCGAGTTCTACCAGGCGATGATCGCGCTGGACGCGCAGTCCGCGACCGGTCTGGACCCTCTGCTGGCGCACCTGGTCCGGATCCGTGCCTCGCAGCTGAACGGCTGCGCCTACTGCCTGGACATGCACACCCTGGACGCCCGGCACGAGGGCGAGACCGAGCAGCGGCTGCACCTGCTCGCCGCGTGGCGCGAGGCCGGTAAGTTCTTCACCGCGAAGGAGCAGGCCGCGCTGGCGCTGACCGAGTCGATCACGCTGATCAGCGTCGACCACGTGCCGGACGCCGTGTACGACCTGGCCGCCGAGCAGTTCGACGACAAGGAGCTGGCGCAGCTGATCAGCCTGATCGTCTGCATCAACGCCTGGAACCGGATCGGCGTCACCAACCGCCTCGAGCCCGGCCACTACTCCCCGAGCTGA
- a CDS encoding pyridoxamine 5'-phosphate oxidase family protein, giving the protein MNQHEIAEILAKPYAQDLLFAAQPARFSYVALNGEPRVIPIGFHFDGEKLQTFTIPKSAKVKALAKNPKVALTLDTNGFPPKVLLIRGTTELKLEQGVPEEYIISGKKVMTDEQHAGWTQGVKDLYDEMTRITITPTWVKLLDFETTLPKDVEDLIRAKQG; this is encoded by the coding sequence ATGAACCAGCACGAGATCGCCGAGATCCTGGCCAAGCCGTACGCGCAGGACCTGCTGTTCGCGGCCCAGCCCGCCCGCTTCTCCTACGTCGCCCTGAACGGCGAGCCGCGGGTGATCCCGATCGGCTTCCACTTCGACGGCGAGAAGCTGCAGACCTTCACCATCCCGAAGTCCGCCAAGGTCAAGGCGCTGGCCAAGAACCCGAAGGTCGCGCTGACGCTGGACACCAACGGCTTCCCGCCGAAGGTCCTGCTGATCCGCGGCACCACCGAGCTGAAGCTCGAGCAGGGCGTCCCCGAGGAGTACATCATCTCGGGCAAGAAGGTGATGACCGACGAGCAGCACGCCGGCTGGACCCAGGGCGTGAAGGACCTGTACGACGAGATGACCCGGATCACGATCACCCCGACCTGGGTCAAACTGCTCGACTTCGAGACCACGCTCCCCAAGGACGTCGAGGACCTGATCAGGGCCAAGCAGGGCTAG
- a CDS encoding CU044_5270 family protein: MDDLDKLRSAFPEPPGPTPEATAKARRELEALVRAEATPPSRATRWYAAARSGRVGIVLTATAATVALAALATPVLLSPGSGPDAAPVPGTTSVPQLRTASQVLLDLAVKQELNEKVSGKYFRVRSLQLRGTTTVGKPAYKLERRNITESWMPMKQDVESWFGWVDLGARPATPADTAQWKAQGSPKSWQLSYEVDPVTMAPGEPVVNEMTFDDVPPGYYLSGIKPVTAQQIQALPTDPEKLRAVLAADAQPGATDSEIDYQVFSAAGRLLFEMPSPPKLRGAALRVLSMLPGTELEVNVKDPIGRTGTAFSYDWNRLGAKPGTKPGAEPTMLNDGRTRYVVDTTTGRLLSSESIGPKTGASVVLESGWTDEKPSPPSKAIR, from the coding sequence ATGGACGACCTCGACAAGCTCCGCTCGGCCTTCCCCGAGCCGCCCGGTCCGACGCCTGAGGCGACGGCGAAGGCCCGGCGTGAGCTGGAGGCGCTGGTCAGGGCCGAGGCGACTCCGCCGAGCAGGGCCACCCGCTGGTACGCCGCGGCGCGCTCCGGGCGGGTTGGCATCGTGCTGACCGCTACTGCGGCCACGGTGGCCCTGGCTGCGCTGGCGACGCCTGTGCTGCTCTCCCCCGGCTCTGGCCCGGACGCTGCACCAGTGCCCGGTACGACGTCGGTGCCGCAGCTGCGGACGGCCAGCCAGGTGCTGCTGGACCTCGCGGTGAAGCAGGAGCTGAACGAGAAGGTCTCCGGCAAGTACTTCCGGGTCCGGAGCCTGCAGCTGCGTGGAACGACGACGGTCGGCAAACCGGCGTACAAGCTCGAGCGGCGCAACATCACCGAGAGCTGGATGCCGATGAAGCAGGACGTCGAGTCCTGGTTCGGCTGGGTCGACCTGGGCGCTCGGCCGGCCACTCCGGCGGACACCGCCCAGTGGAAGGCGCAGGGGTCCCCGAAGTCGTGGCAGCTGTCGTACGAGGTCGACCCGGTGACGATGGCGCCGGGTGAGCCGGTCGTGAACGAGATGACCTTCGACGACGTACCGCCGGGGTACTACCTCAGCGGGATCAAGCCGGTCACCGCGCAGCAGATCCAGGCCCTGCCGACCGATCCGGAGAAGCTGCGCGCGGTGCTCGCCGCCGACGCCCAGCCGGGAGCGACCGACAGCGAGATCGACTACCAGGTGTTCAGCGCGGCCGGGCGGCTGCTGTTCGAGATGCCGTCGCCGCCGAAGCTGCGCGGCGCCGCCCTGCGGGTGCTGTCGATGCTGCCCGGGACGGAGCTCGAGGTGAACGTGAAGGACCCGATCGGCCGGACCGGTACGGCGTTCAGCTACGACTGGAACCGCCTCGGCGCCAAGCCCGGCACAAAGCCCGGCGCCGAGCCCACGATGCTCAACGACGGCCGCACCCGGTACGTCGTCGACACCACCACCGGCCGCCTGCTCAGCTCGGAGTCCATCGGCCCGAAGACCGGCGCCAGCGTCGTCCTCGAGTCCGGCTGGACCGACGAGAAACCTTCTCCGCCCTCCAAAGCCATTCGCTGA
- a CDS encoding RNA polymerase sigma factor, whose translation MTPDLALATVALPGRPAAVRAPVVPDEDARLLESTVRSPDRFTLIFDKYFPQVHAYVARRLGPDLADDLSSETFLIAFRQRDRFDSRSGVVRAWLYGIATNLIRRHRRDEVRAWRATAKLPPPLPTGGHEERVAAQVTAEQAGRQLAAGLAKVSSKDREVLMLVALGGLSYDEVAAALGIAYGTVCSRLSRARRVVREHLGDTDPTKLEED comes from the coding sequence ATGACCCCCGACCTCGCGCTGGCGACCGTCGCGTTGCCAGGCCGTCCGGCGGCCGTCCGGGCCCCAGTGGTCCCCGACGAGGACGCACGGCTCCTGGAGTCGACCGTGCGCAGCCCCGATCGGTTCACGCTGATCTTCGACAAGTACTTCCCCCAGGTGCACGCGTACGTCGCCCGCCGGCTCGGTCCGGACCTGGCCGACGACCTGTCCTCGGAGACCTTCCTGATCGCGTTCCGGCAGCGGGACCGGTTCGACAGCCGCAGCGGCGTTGTCCGGGCCTGGCTGTACGGCATAGCCACCAACCTGATCCGCCGGCACCGGCGTGACGAGGTCCGGGCCTGGCGGGCGACGGCCAAGCTGCCGCCGCCTCTACCGACCGGCGGGCACGAGGAGCGGGTGGCCGCGCAGGTCACTGCGGAGCAGGCCGGCCGCCAGCTGGCCGCTGGGCTCGCGAAGGTGTCCAGCAAGGATCGTGAGGTGCTGATGCTGGTCGCCCTCGGCGGGCTGAGCTACGACGAGGTCGCTGCCGCCCTGGGGATCGCCTACGGCACGGTCTGCTCGCGACTGTCGCGCGCCCGACGCGTCGTACGGGAGCATCTCGGCGATACCGACCCGACCAAGCTGGAGGAGGACTGA
- a CDS encoding cyclase family protein: MYVELNHVIHEGMVTLPNLPGPELGLHLTREASRAVYSQGTEFEIGRVSLVANTGTYLDSPYHRYPDGHDLTGFPLDRLVDLPAVLVRVDAGRFGVDAAMLAAYDVAGKAVLLHTGDDARFGTPQYVEDAHFLTRDGAEHLIGAGAVLVGIDAANIDDMTDGTRPAHTLLLGAGMPIVEHLTGLEQLPPTGATFTATPPRIAGLATFPVRAFAKVPSGEA; this comes from the coding sequence ATGTACGTCGAACTGAACCACGTGATCCACGAGGGCATGGTCACGCTGCCGAACCTGCCCGGCCCCGAGCTCGGCCTGCACCTGACCCGGGAGGCATCCCGGGCGGTGTACTCCCAGGGCACCGAGTTCGAGATCGGCCGCGTCTCGCTGGTCGCGAACACCGGGACATACCTGGACAGCCCGTACCACCGCTATCCCGACGGGCATGACCTCACCGGCTTTCCGCTCGACCGGCTCGTCGACCTGCCCGCGGTCCTGGTGCGGGTGGACGCCGGCCGGTTCGGTGTCGACGCGGCCATGCTCGCGGCGTACGACGTCGCGGGCAAGGCGGTGCTGCTGCACACCGGCGACGACGCCCGCTTCGGCACGCCGCAGTACGTCGAGGACGCGCACTTCCTGACGCGCGACGGCGCCGAGCACCTGATCGGCGCGGGCGCCGTGCTGGTCGGGATCGACGCGGCGAACATCGACGACATGACCGATGGCACCCGCCCGGCGCACACGCTGCTGCTGGGCGCCGGGATGCCGATCGTCGAGCACCTCACCGGTCTGGAGCAGCTGCCGCCGACCGGTGCGACCTTCACCGCCACTCCCCCGCGGATCGCTGGGCTGGCCACCTTTCCGGTGCGGGCCTTCGCGAAGGTGCCGTCAGGTGAGGCCTAG